In the Bernardetia sp. genome, AGAGAGCAAACCCAAAATACGAACATCCTCACGCAATTCTGCCAGTTTGTAAATCGAACGAATGTATTTAAAAAATGGAGGACGTAAAGGCAGCTCTGAAAGCGTTTCTAAAACTGTTTTCTGCAAAAATGGATAGCTATGAACAAGTAAATAAAGCGTTTCCAAAAACTGAAAATCTTTTTGTTTTTCTGCAATTCGCTGCTGAATTTCTTTTTTGACTTCTCTTATACTCTGATTTCTGACAAATTCTTGAATTGTTGGAGGAAGCGAATCAAACAACTTTTTAGCTGTTTCTTCTTTTTTATTTCCAATAGTTAATAAACCTTCTATTGCTATTTTTTGAATATGGCTTTCTATATTTTTGTCATTCTCATAATGTTTGAAAAACGAAACTGCTTTTTCTTCTTCACATCGTACTAAAGCCCACAAAATAGAATAAATATCAATCGTTTCAAGATTATCATCTTTTTCTAAAAGCTCTATTAAGAGTGGAGTAGCCGATTTGAGCTTGACTTCTCCAACTTGCCAAGCTACTCTACCTGTTTTCCATTCTGTTTTGAAAATACTTTTGACATTTCCATCTGAACTTTTAGCCTTCTGCACATCTTCCCTCAAACGCTGCAAAATAGCTTCTTCTTTCGAAGAAATAGAAGATGGAAACTCTTTTTCTTTAGGCTCATTTGTATCAGCTTGTTTTTGATAGCCTTTTTTAGTTTTTTCAGTTTCTAAGGCTGTAAAAACAGCTTGTGCTTTCGGACGACTGACTGGAGCTGGTGTTTTTGTACCTTCTTTTAAGTTTGCACCACGTTTTCCATATCTGAAATTCACTACATAAAGATTTCCTCCCACTTCGCAGAGGTCAATTTCATAGACTTTATCCGAATTTCCTTCTTTAAAATATAATTTACTTTGTTCTATTAGTTTCATAATTACTTTTTGTAGCACAGACTTTTAATCTGTGAAGTTAGAATAATATATTTTTCGTACAGACTAGAAGTCTGATGTACAGATGTTAAAAAATATCCCACCAGTCGGATTCTGTATTCGGATTTTCAGATTCTTGTTTTGGTTCTTCTATTTTACTTTCCTCTACTTTTGTAGTTTTTTGTTGAGTAAGCGTTTGAGTTTGAATGATGGACTGCTCAACATAATTTTCAGCAGTAGGAATAGATTTTACTTGTTCGATAAACTTATTTCCTTTTTCTTCATCTACCATCTTTATAAAAGAGGCAAAGCCTAAAGCAGCTTGTTTTGGGTCTTGGGCAGTTCCCCATTTTTTATCTTTGTGATTTTCATCAGTTTTCCAACCTGTTTTTGATGTTTGGTGCAAGAAAGCTCTAAATTTTCGGACGGTTTTTCTATCAATTCCCAGTTTTTGCTCTGAATTTTGATTGACAACAATTCCAGTAACTTTCTGTTGTCTTCCTTTTCGCATAATATGCGTTTTATCTGTATGAATTTCAAAACCTTCACTTTCTACTACCTTCTTTACAAAATAAAGAAGAGACCCAATAATTTTATCAGTTTCTTTATTTAAGTCTAAATTGGAAGAAAATGTCAAATCATCAGCATAGCGAGTGTAGGTAAAACCCATTTTTTTGGCTAAACCTTCTAAACGCTTGTCCATTTTGTAGGCAATCAGCGTTGTAATGGCTGGACTTGCAGGCGAACCTTGTGGTAGAAAACGATGTGTTTTGCCTGTTTTTTTATCTACTTTTTGAGCATAATAAACTTCTCCATCAACATTGAGCTTGTCTGTTTCATTGAAAGTCGTCAGAAGAGCAAAAATGGTTGAAAGTTGCTCAGAATATCCAAATTTTTGAAAAAGTCCTTTTACTCTTTTATAGGAAATAGAAGGAAAAAAATCTTTTAAATCTAGGCTGATAACAATATTTTTATTCTGATGTGGCTTTGCATTAGTAAGGATAGAACGTTCCTTTACAAAACCGTGTACGTTTTGACTTATTTCAACTTTATCTAAAATATTTGTCTTAATCCAGTTTTGAGCAGACTTTAATTTTGGTTTGGGTGCAGAAATAAGACGCTTCCCACCAGACTTTTTAGAAACAAAATAAGAATGATATTGGCTGACTTTCGAAACGCTACGTTGGAAAGCTAAAA is a window encoding:
- a CDS encoding reverse transcriptase family protein — encoded protein: MSITRQQLYDRIRATSKEDFILKEMKRLGFWGNSEKPTLAEELLDRQTQLRKELNELTQKQRQYDSREAMLKQMRLARMKASKEKQKETKARNEEKRRLKAEKWAETQKKSIVYLGNEVSQGLNNIVSDKEKIESLNLPYFENLVDFSEKINKSISELRFLAFQRSVSKVSQYHSYFVSKKSGGKRLISAPKPKLKSAQNWIKTNILDKVEISQNVHGFVKERSILTNAKPHQNKNIVISLDLKDFFPSISYKRVKGLFQKFGYSEQLSTIFALLTTFNETDKLNVDGEVYYAQKVDKKTGKTHRFLPQGSPASPAITTLIAYKMDKRLEGLAKKMGFTYTRYADDLTFSSNLDLNKETDKIIGSLLYFVKKVVESEGFEIHTDKTHIMRKGRQQKVTGIVVNQNSEQKLGIDRKTVRKFRAFLHQTSKTGWKTDENHKDKKWGTAQDPKQAALGFASFIKMVDEEKGNKFIEQVKSIPTAENYVEQSIIQTQTLTQQKTTKVEESKIEEPKQESENPNTESDWWDIF